TTTGTCGTAAATTATTATCATTGTCATGTCCGCCTACGGATGCGGGCGTTTCCGTATTAATTTGATGAATGAACTTTTTTGAAATCAATGAAGCCACGCTGGACGTTAACGGCCGTTAACGCCACGCGAATCCGATCACCCACATCCAACCCCTCGAACCCTTGCATGAGTTTGCCTTCGACGGGCACAGTGAGCAGCCGCACCCACGTCCCTTTCTCGGAAGCGCCGGTAACAAACGCATCAAACTCTTCGCCAATCCTGGACTCAATGAGCAGCGCGGCGGCAGATTTGCCAACCTGCCGTTCCACTTTGTTCGCGTCATCCTCTTTCTGGGTGAAATGCTCGGCCAGCACAGCCAGTTCCGCAAAGCTGTAGGGCGCAGCCTGGCTGGCAACAGCGGCTTTCAGCAAACGCTGCGTGATCAAATCGGTGTAACGGCGATTGGGAGCGGTGGAATGGGCATAATCTTTGACCGCCAGACCAAAGTGGCCTGAGGTCGTCGCGTCGGGCTGTTCGGCGCTGTATTCGCCTGCTCCGAGCAGTTTGATCACCGCCAGGGAGAGGTCGGGGAAGCGCAAAGGATCAGCAGCTTTCGCTTTAACGAGAAACGCATCAAGCGCCACCGAATCCGGGTTAGCCGGCAGCGTGGCGCCGTGTTCTTGGGCAAGTGTCACTATCCGATCCCAGCGTTTGGGGGTGCGTACCACCCGGCGGATGGAAGGGAATTTCTTGGCCTCAAGATACCGGGCCGTGACCCCGTTGGCGGCGATCATGAAATCTTCTATGATCTCTTTGGCGCGGTTCTTCTGTTGTACTTCAAGCTCACGAATTTGGTCGCCGTCAAAGATTGGTCTGGCTTCGATGGTTTCTAAACTGAGTGCCCCATTGACGCGCCGCAAGTTCTTCAGGCTTTGGGCGGTGCGGTCTTGCAGGCGCAGATTGTCAGTTAGGCCGGGAACGGCCGTTATCTCCTCAAACACAGCACCATCCCCATCTAACCAGGCGGCCACCCTGTTATAGGAGAGCCGGGCATGATTTTGTACGCGCGCCCGATAGATATCTGAGCCTTGCAAGGAGCCATCTGCGCCGATCACCATTTCTACAACAACAGCCAGGCGCTCCTCATTAAAATTCAGGGAAGTGAAATCGGTGGAGAGCTTTTCCGGCAGCATGGAGAAGATGGTTGCGGCTGTGTAGACCGAAGTTGTGTTGTGGCGCGCATGTTGGTCAATGGCTGAGCCATCTTTAACCAGCGCGTCCACGTCGGCCACGGCTACCAGAATCCTGACTTTGTTTTCGGGCAGAGATTCGGCAAACGTGAGTTGATCCAGGTCGCGGGAGTCCTCGTTGTCAATGGAAACCCACAGCAAATCCGTCAGATCACGTATGCCAGAAACCGCTTCGGCTGGCTCGCTGTTTAGACTGGCGGGGGCTTGAATTTTGTCCAGTTCGGCAAGCACTGCGGCTGAAAAGTCGGGAAGCAACTCCCTTTCTAGCATCGCCTTGTGGGCAATGCGCTGCAAGATTTCCCGGTGTTGTTGATCGTTGTGTTGGGATTGGGACATTAGGATTTCTCCAGTTTAATCGAGAAGAGACTCGTTCAACAGAATGCTTATCTGGGCCACTGCGCTTCGGGAAGGCCATGCAAGAAGGTCACAAAAACCAATAATATTGCTTATCAATTAACGTGAGATTATTCGTGACTATCCTTGGGCTTTTCACTGCCTGACGGCTCAATTGGAGGGCCGCCATCATCAGCCCAAACCATCTCAGCATGGTCGTCAGCGATCTTTTCTTCGGCCAACTGCTTTTGGCGCGGTTGCCGCAACCACTCTCCAAGTTTCCGCCATATTTGCTGCAACTTGCCTTTGCTTTCATTCTCGCTCATCATTTATTCCTGATTAGTTTTTTTATGAGCCTGTAACTCAAGCGTGCGACCAATTGCCGTTCCTGCCGCAATACCCAGTACCAGGCCTATGCCAATTTGGTTAAATGCTGCTCCAAAGATTAATCCCAGAGCGACGCCAAGAGATGTGCCTCGGTTCTGATAAAATTTTGAGGGTCGCTTCTGTTCATCGTTTGATTTCTGATCCATTTTGGACTTTCCTTAAAAAGATTATTATAGTTCCAATAAGGCGCTGAACGGCCGTTTAGCCAGCCTCACCAATTAACTGATCCCCATTCTCTTTACAAAACAAATATGACTCGTACACCGCACCTTTAGCCTGTGGCTTGTACCAATGTGATTGGCAAAAAGAGTCGTAACCCATCTCGCTCATCCATAACGTAGGCTGTGGCGGGGTAGCGAAGCACGATCATGGTCATCCACATATCGCCTATTGCGCCGCTGGCGTTGAAGATGCCGCATAACGCGAATAAGGGTACCCATAAGGTTCCCTGCAATAACCACATGCCACTAATGACAAAGGTACTGATGACAACAAATGGCGCCAGGGCGATAACGATATAGTTGTTTCGAGGGTAAGCGTACCCGGGCGATGTGGCGTACAACATCAGCCCTTTCCATAGGATGCCATACTTGGGTTCTGCCCCAAACATCTGCATGGTTAACCCATGGGTTAGCTCATGTAAGCCCATTGCCAGCAAAACCCCGAGCAGAACCGCCCCGATTTCGCCCATACCGAATGCAATTTGTGTCGGCATCTTGCCCAAGCTGACAGCCAACACAAAAAAAATAAGGCCAAAGATGACAAGGGAGATTAAGGCCAGGATTTGTATGGCGATCACGTGGGTGGGTTTATCGGTCACTCGCCAGTAGAGAACTTCTTGATAATCGTTGGGCAATGATCCGGAAACAGGAATGGTAGGCATGTTGTGTTCCCTCGTAGGAGTTGAACGGATGCAGGTTTCCGTATGATTGGCTTGATGAATGGACTTTTCTGAAATCAATAAAGCCACGCTGGTAGTCAACGGCCGTTAAAGCCCCACGCGAATCCAGTCACCCACATCCAGCATCTTCGAATGAGTTGTGCAACAGCAGCAGGCGCCTGGTTAGCGCACCCTTCTCCGGGAAAAGAGCTTGACAATCGCCAGCAGAATGAGGGCGCCCACAAACGACACAAGCAACAGGGCTTCCCAATTCAGGGCCTGTTATCCACCGTTGTGTATGGGCTTAACTCCCTGTCGTCTTCACGGATGTCAGTCATATCCGGCGTAGCATAAGGGCTTTTGAACCCCGCATTTTTAGCGGTGTGATCTTCCGGTTCGCCCGTAACATAAGGACTTTTATAGGGTTCGCCCGGCATGGCATGATCCAAACCCGTACCCTCTGGAGCCGGGGTCGTGTAAGGGCTTTTGCCCACTTCCGCAGGCTCCTGAGCAAACCCTTCCAGCCGCAAGTTCAATTCCTCTTCGGCTTGTTCTTTGGTGTAACCATACTTCTGTTGCAGAATGCCAATGAGCTGGTCAGCCTTGCCGTCTACTTGCTTCAAGTCATCGTCGGTGAGTTTGCCCCACCACTCTTTGGCCTGACCTTGCATTTCTTTCCACTTGCCTTCAAAAATATCCTGGTTCATCGTTTGATCCTCCTCGATCATGGGATTAACTGCCCTGATTGGTTGATGCCGGCACACCGGGTAGTAAGGTGCGCCGAGGTCTAGTATGTGTGAATAAGGAAATATCGTTGATTGAGTCTATTAGGACTAATTTGAATCATACAACTGCTATCCTTCAAGCGTATCGGCTGGTCAGGGGATATGGACCCCCCCCAGTTGGGGGAGATTGGTATGAGGTAAGATGGATGATTTAGTCGTGGAGATTGAACCGGTCTAATCCAGACTGCGACGGTTGAGGGTAACTGTAGAGGGGAAGGGCTGGCAAAACGACCGTCCATTTGGCCACCTAAACTTATCGCAGCCCAATCACGGATTACGGCTACCAGGGTCTTGGCGGGCTCACGGATTTTGGTAGTTTTTGGCTATCCAGGCGTTGTACTAGATCCACCCCTCTCCCCAACCTGGACGAAGCCACCATCATCGAGCTGGTCCTGGTCAACCTGCTGGACAGGTAGGCGCGGGAGTATATCAGCCCGATGGCGCGCAGGTGTAAAATGGCTGCGGTCAATTCAACGGCAGTGGGGAGATGCAGCGCCATCATCAATCCGACAATCTCCAGTTGCGCGCCTGAACCTGGCGCACTTGCCGCTCACTCACTTCGCCGGGGTACTCTTCGGCCGCCGCCAGAAATGTCGGCGCGTCCACCTGTCGTCAAGAATGAGGTAGTTTGGGTTGAGCCGATTGAGGCAATAAAACAAAGTGAGCGTCTCTCCTGGCTGAACCGTATAAAGCGCATCGCCAACCGGTAGATATTCCATCACGCCGATCAGCTATTAACCAGGAAGTTGGCTAATTTGTCGGCAACGGCCGTACAGTCCCAATGGTAGGCCGACTCGTCGGCATTGGCAAAAGCGGGGCGGGCGACGATGACCGTCTCCCTGGCCGCGACCAAGCTGGTCAACTTGTTTGAGCAGGTGGGGCGAACGGCCGTTGCCGCACATCTGTTGAATAGCTGTTTTTGCTGCGGCCTGTCTCAAGAGGGAAAACGCGGGTTGGCTGCCGCCTGCCCACATTCGGAGCGGATATGCTCTGTTTCAGCCTTTTCGTGCCTACGGTGATGTCTTTCCCACTTGAAGAGTTGGGTGTTGG
Above is a genomic segment from Candidatus Leptovillus gracilis containing:
- a CDS encoding DUF3267 domain-containing protein; the protein is MALLISEKSIHQANHTETCIRSTPTREHNMPTIPVSGSLPNDYQEVLYWRVTDKPTHVIAIQILALISLVIFGLIFFVLAVSLGKMPTQIAFGMGEIGAVLLGVLLAMGLHELTHGLTMQMFGAEPKYGILWKGLMLYATSPGYAYPRNNYIVIALAPFVVISTFVISGMWLLQGTLWVPLFALCGIFNASGAIGDMWMTMIVLRYPATAYVMDERDGLRLFLPITLVQATG
- a CDS encoding CsbD family protein, which encodes MNQDIFEGKWKEMQGQAKEWWGKLTDDDLKQVDGKADQLIGILQQKYGYTKEQAEEELNLRLEGFAQEPAEVGKSPYTTPAPEGTGLDHAMPGEPYKSPYVTGEPEDHTAKNAGFKSPYATPDMTDIREDDRELSPYTTVDNRP
- a CDS encoding glycine zipper family protein; translation: MDQKSNDEQKRPSKFYQNRGTSLGVALGLIFGAAFNQIGIGLVLGIAAGTAIGRTLELQAHKKTNQE
- a CDS encoding RNB domain-containing ribonuclease; amino-acid sequence: MSQSQHNDQQHREILQRIAHKAMLERELLPDFSAAVLAELDKIQAPASLNSEPAEAVSGIRDLTDLLWVSIDNEDSRDLDQLTFAESLPENKVRILVAVADVDALVKDGSAIDQHARHNTTSVYTAATIFSMLPEKLSTDFTSLNFNEERLAVVVEMVIGADGSLQGSDIYRARVQNHARLSYNRVAAWLDGDGAVFEEITAVPGLTDNLRLQDRTAQSLKNLRRVNGALSLETIEARPIFDGDQIRELEVQQKNRAKEIIEDFMIAANGVTARYLEAKKFPSIRRVVRTPKRWDRIVTLAQEHGATLPANPDSVALDAFLVKAKAADPLRFPDLSLAVIKLLGAGEYSAEQPDATTSGHFGLAVKDYAHSTAPNRRYTDLITQRLLKAAVASQAAPYSFAELAVLAEHFTQKEDDANKVERQVGKSAAALLIESRIGEEFDAFVTGASEKGTWVRLLTVPVEGKLMQGFEGLDVGDRIRVALTAVNVQRGFIDFKKVHSSN